In the genome of Microbacterium endophyticum, one region contains:
- a CDS encoding YcnI family protein, with amino-acid sequence MHTPTSRRRRIGSAIAGTALAAGLVLAAPLAASAHVTVAPDTDAVAGGYGVLTFAFSHGCDGSPTTSLDIEIPDGLASVSPTIEAGWSIDVTRDGEDGLVKRVVYTAEEPVESGLRATISLGVKYEDDTAGQTLAFPVTQVCESGSTEWTQVPADGQDAEELESPAPAVTVGEATAESSGEHSHDADADTEDDTASADAASAVGIGLGSAGFVLGAAALVVATVALRRKKA; translated from the coding sequence ATGCACACTCCCACATCACGTCGCCGCCGCATCGGTTCAGCGATCGCTGGCACCGCTCTGGCCGCCGGGCTTGTTCTCGCAGCGCCGCTTGCTGCGAGCGCTCACGTCACGGTAGCCCCCGACACGGATGCCGTTGCCGGCGGGTACGGCGTTCTCACTTTCGCGTTCAGCCACGGCTGCGACGGTTCTCCGACGACGTCGCTCGACATCGAGATTCCCGATGGTCTCGCCTCGGTTTCGCCGACGATCGAGGCCGGTTGGTCAATTGATGTCACGCGCGACGGCGAAGACGGACTCGTAAAGCGCGTCGTCTACACCGCCGAAGAGCCCGTGGAATCTGGCCTGCGCGCCACCATTTCGCTGGGCGTGAAGTACGAAGACGATACGGCAGGGCAGACCCTTGCGTTCCCCGTTACCCAGGTCTGCGAATCAGGTTCGACCGAGTGGACTCAGGTTCCGGCGGATGGCCAGGACGCCGAAGAGCTCGAAAGCCCCGCCCCGGCTGTGACTGTTGGCGAAGCGACGGCTGAATCAAGCGGCGAGCACAGTCACGATGCCGATGCCGACACTGAAGACGACACCGCTTCCGCTGATGCCGCTTCGGCGGTCGGAATCGGGCTCGGGTCTGCCGGCTTCGTGCTCGGGGCTGCGGCTCTTGTCGTCGCCACCGTCGCCCTGCGGCGTAAGAAGGCATAA
- a CDS encoding Mur ligase family protein: MMTPKSAHEPAPNLPPVLRPEKPQSRALTDLAARFGSEVRGEITGVSLTGVTLATADLRAGEAFVAMQGVNRHGAEFAPIAADRGAVAIVTDAAGAEIAADAGLPVIIVENPRAQLGDISAWVYGTGPDDDLPLLFATTGTNGKTSVSHILEGILTQLGVSTGLSSTAERHIAGQVIVSRLTTPEASEFHALLALMRERGVEAVAVEVSAQALSRHRVDGMMFDVAGFTNLSHDHLDDYADMAEYFQAKLPLFHADRSRRAVICLDSAAGADVVAACEVPCVTVATPDIAEDPEAAAAADWVVAIDEERPDGTTFTLSGAAGSLTTTVPVIGRHMAANSALAIVMLLEGGYEWADLRAALDGRRIEAHLPGRTQLVSGLTGPAVYVDFGHSPDAFEKTLAAIRRVTPGRVLMLFGADGDRDATKRLDMGRTAVEGSDILVITDHHPRFEDPEGIRSVLLKGARQARPDAEIYEFSPPERAIVEAVGLVSDGDAILWAGPGHQDYRDIRGQRTPYSARELARRALRNAGWPVPNPSWAVPYSDEE; the protein is encoded by the coding sequence ATGATGACGCCAAAATCCGCGCACGAACCGGCGCCGAATCTTCCTCCCGTACTACGACCTGAAAAGCCGCAGTCACGTGCTCTTACCGACCTTGCCGCCCGCTTTGGCAGCGAGGTCCGAGGTGAGATCACCGGCGTCTCGCTGACGGGAGTCACCCTGGCAACAGCTGATCTTCGCGCGGGCGAAGCCTTCGTCGCTATGCAGGGCGTCAACCGCCACGGCGCCGAATTCGCGCCAATCGCGGCCGACCGCGGCGCGGTTGCCATCGTGACTGATGCTGCCGGCGCGGAGATCGCGGCGGACGCTGGTCTCCCCGTGATCATCGTCGAAAACCCCAGAGCCCAGCTCGGCGATATCTCGGCGTGGGTATACGGTACCGGCCCAGACGACGACCTTCCGCTGCTTTTCGCGACAACGGGCACCAACGGAAAAACCAGCGTGTCGCACATCCTCGAGGGCATCTTGACGCAGCTCGGCGTGTCCACCGGTCTTTCTTCGACCGCCGAAAGGCACATCGCTGGGCAAGTCATCGTGTCACGCCTCACGACACCCGAGGCATCCGAGTTCCACGCGTTACTCGCACTCATGCGCGAGCGTGGCGTCGAGGCTGTTGCCGTCGAAGTTAGCGCTCAGGCTCTCAGCCGTCACCGTGTTGACGGCATGATGTTCGATGTCGCGGGCTTCACTAATTTGAGCCACGACCACCTTGACGACTACGCAGATATGGCGGAGTACTTTCAAGCCAAACTTCCTCTTTTCCACGCTGACCGGTCACGGCGGGCCGTCATTTGCCTTGACTCCGCAGCAGGTGCCGACGTCGTCGCGGCGTGCGAAGTGCCGTGCGTGACCGTTGCTACCCCCGATATCGCCGAGGATCCAGAAGCGGCAGCGGCAGCTGATTGGGTGGTTGCGATTGATGAAGAGCGGCCCGATGGCACCACATTCACCCTGAGCGGCGCGGCCGGGTCACTTACGACGACAGTGCCCGTGATTGGCCGCCACATGGCGGCCAATTCCGCCCTCGCGATCGTCATGCTCTTGGAAGGCGGCTACGAGTGGGCAGATCTCCGGGCCGCGCTCGACGGGCGACGCATCGAGGCTCATCTTCCTGGCCGTACTCAGTTGGTATCAGGGCTCACGGGTCCCGCCGTCTACGTGGACTTCGGCCACTCCCCCGACGCATTTGAAAAGACCCTCGCGGCGATTCGGCGAGTTACGCCGGGGCGAGTGCTGATGCTCTTCGGAGCTGACGGCGACCGTGACGCTACCAAGCGGCTCGACATGGGTCGAACTGCTGTTGAAGGTAGCGATATCTTGGTGATCACAGACCACCATCCGCGATTCGAGGATCCTGAAGGGATCAGATCCGTTCTCCTCAAGGGTGCTCGACAGGCTCGTCCTGACGCTGAGATCTACGAGTTTTCACCACCGGAACGTGCCATCGTCGAGGCCGTCGGTCTCGTGTCGGATGGTGACGCGATTCTGTGGGCGGGTCCAGGACACCAGGACTACCGCGACATTCGTGGCCAGCGCACACCGTATTCGGCGCGGGAACTCGCCAGACGAGCTTTGCGCAACGCAGGGTGGCCCGTGCCAAATCCGTCGTGGGCCGTACCCTATTCCGACGAAGAGTAA
- the dxr gene encoding 1-deoxy-D-xylulose-5-phosphate reductoisomerase, translating into MPRRIVILGSTGSIGTQALDVIAERREQFQVVGLAAGTNRGQLDAQAAAFGVEHTALGVAEAEQLVRHVDADVVLNGITGSVGLGPTLAALEMGRTLALANKESLIVGGELVKAKAAPGQIVPVDSEHSAIAQCLRSGDTGEVRRLVLTASGGPFRGRSAAQLEDVTPAQALAHPTWDMGRVVTTNSATLVNKGLEVIEAHLLFDVDYDHIDVVVHPQSIVHSMVEFWDGSTIAQASPPDMRLPISLGLAWPDRVSGVGAPLDWAMASTWVFEPLDEGAFPAVSLAKEVGRAGKTFPAVFNAANEQAVDAFHEGRLSFPGIIETVQRTVDAHEAPASLSLDSLADAEAWARRRADELIARS; encoded by the coding sequence ATGCCTCGGCGCATTGTCATTCTTGGCTCCACGGGATCGATCGGCACCCAGGCGCTGGATGTCATCGCCGAGCGTCGTGAACAATTCCAAGTCGTCGGGCTGGCCGCGGGTACCAACCGTGGCCAGCTCGACGCTCAGGCTGCAGCCTTCGGCGTTGAGCACACAGCTCTCGGCGTGGCTGAGGCAGAGCAGCTTGTGCGGCATGTCGATGCTGACGTCGTACTGAACGGCATCACCGGCTCGGTCGGGCTTGGACCAACGCTCGCAGCCTTGGAGATGGGTAGAACGCTTGCTCTGGCAAACAAAGAGTCGTTGATCGTCGGTGGCGAACTCGTGAAAGCGAAAGCCGCTCCCGGGCAGATCGTTCCGGTCGATTCGGAGCACTCCGCAATCGCCCAGTGCCTTCGATCGGGCGACACCGGTGAGGTGCGGCGCCTGGTTTTAACCGCATCCGGTGGGCCTTTTCGCGGTCGATCAGCCGCGCAGCTTGAAGACGTGACTCCCGCCCAGGCACTTGCACACCCGACGTGGGACATGGGACGGGTCGTCACAACGAACTCGGCGACACTGGTCAACAAAGGTTTGGAAGTCATCGAAGCCCACCTGCTTTTCGACGTTGACTATGACCACATCGACGTCGTGGTCCACCCTCAGTCGATAGTGCACTCGATGGTGGAGTTCTGGGACGGCTCAACGATTGCTCAGGCTTCCCCGCCCGACATGCGACTACCGATCTCGCTGGGCTTGGCATGGCCCGATCGAGTCAGTGGCGTGGGAGCGCCGCTCGACTGGGCGATGGCATCGACATGGGTGTTCGAGCCGCTCGACGAAGGTGCCTTCCCCGCGGTTTCCCTCGCGAAAGAAGTGGGCCGAGCGGGAAAGACTTTTCCGGCCGTTTTCAATGCGGCCAATGAGCAGGCGGTTGACGCTTTTCATGAGGGACGGCTATCGTTTCCCGGCATCATCGAGACGGTGCAGCGGACAGTCGACGCCCACGAAGCTCCAGCATCCCTCAGCCTCGATAGCCTCGCGGATGCCGAAGCTTGGGCCCGCCGAAGGGCCGACGAACTAATCGCCCGAAGCTGA
- a CDS encoding FKBP-type peptidyl-prolyl cis-trans isomerase produces MRIRSLAALSITAIAALSLAGCSGSGDSEASPSAEVSDLCSAAVDSGTASDAVSVSGDFGSMPEDVTFDTPLDISELESTIVTEGTGETVSAGDFVSYGIAVYNADTGELVDSVGYEPGEFLPQQVSPDAAFGQIFGCAPIGTRAVATFPETDSSAAGVYVIDSLEIVPTAAWGEEQTPADGFPTVVLDDDGAPTITLPDSDAPTDVELDTLKLGDGPVVESGDTVLVQYTGVQWSDGTVFDSSWESGTPTSFVTTQVVPGFQQALEGQTVGSQVLVVIPPEYGYGEASEDNTNALAGETLVFVVDILGTQHATTE; encoded by the coding sequence GTGCGCATTCGTTCGCTCGCAGCTTTGTCCATTACGGCTATCGCCGCTCTATCCCTTGCTGGGTGCTCCGGCTCCGGCGACTCCGAGGCCAGCCCCAGCGCCGAGGTTTCAGACCTCTGTAGCGCTGCTGTCGACTCAGGTACCGCATCTGATGCCGTCTCTGTTTCGGGCGACTTCGGCTCGATGCCTGAAGACGTAACTTTCGACACACCTCTCGACATCAGCGAACTTGAGTCCACAATTGTGACAGAGGGAACCGGCGAGACAGTTTCGGCCGGTGACTTCGTGTCGTACGGAATTGCCGTCTACAACGCAGACACCGGCGAGTTGGTTGACAGTGTCGGCTACGAGCCCGGCGAGTTCCTGCCGCAGCAGGTTTCTCCTGATGCCGCATTCGGTCAGATTTTCGGGTGCGCTCCTATCGGCACGCGGGCGGTTGCGACTTTCCCTGAAACCGATTCGAGCGCCGCCGGTGTGTACGTCATCGACTCTCTCGAAATCGTTCCTACCGCAGCATGGGGCGAAGAGCAGACGCCCGCCGACGGATTCCCGACTGTCGTTCTCGACGACGACGGTGCTCCGACTATTACTCTTCCGGACTCCGACGCTCCGACAGATGTCGAGCTCGACACGCTGAAGCTCGGTGACGGCCCGGTCGTCGAATCCGGCGACACGGTATTGGTGCAGTACACGGGTGTGCAGTGGTCGGATGGAACCGTCTTCGACTCCAGCTGGGAAAGCGGGACACCCACGAGCTTTGTGACGACCCAGGTTGTGCCGGGCTTCCAGCAGGCGCTCGAGGGCCAGACCGTTGGGTCGCAGGTTTTGGTTGTGATCCCACCGGAGTACGGCTACGGCGAAGCGAGTGAGGACAACACCAACGCACTCGCTGGTGAAACCCTCGTTTTTGTGGTCGACATTCTCGGCACGCAGCACGCGACTACCGAGTAA
- a CDS encoding lysophospholipid acyltransferase family protein: MTSDETPDDSARPEDATPVKNVGFAYFFSRRIVAPLARVVYRPRIEGRHHVPRQGPVIFASNHLSFIDSFAIPMSAPRQVHFLAKASYFDGPGLRGRISREFFTALGASPVERGAGQAALDALDAQERMLKAGKAIALYPEGTRSLDGRLYKGRTGVAFLALQTGAPVVPVGLAGTNEAMPVGAKFPRLHPRIAVRFGEPLDLSHHGPATSGKARRLATDEIMAAIHELSGQELAGTYNEVPAHNPIERIRQVFPHERR; the protein is encoded by the coding sequence GTGACCTCCGACGAGACGCCCGATGACTCCGCGCGCCCCGAAGACGCGACGCCGGTCAAAAATGTGGGCTTCGCATATTTCTTCAGCCGACGTATCGTCGCGCCGCTCGCGAGGGTCGTCTACCGGCCCCGCATCGAGGGCCGGCACCACGTACCGCGCCAGGGTCCGGTGATCTTCGCGAGCAATCACCTGTCGTTCATCGACTCGTTCGCAATCCCCATGTCGGCACCTCGTCAGGTGCATTTCCTTGCCAAGGCAAGCTACTTCGACGGCCCAGGTCTTCGCGGCCGCATATCTCGCGAGTTCTTCACCGCGCTCGGCGCGAGTCCGGTTGAGCGAGGTGCTGGCCAGGCAGCACTCGACGCCCTCGACGCCCAAGAGCGAATGTTGAAAGCCGGCAAAGCCATCGCCCTCTACCCCGAGGGCACTAGATCCCTCGACGGCAGACTCTATAAGGGCCGCACGGGGGTCGCTTTCCTCGCGCTCCAAACCGGAGCTCCGGTCGTACCCGTTGGTCTCGCTGGAACCAACGAAGCAATGCCCGTTGGGGCAAAATTTCCGCGGCTTCATCCGCGCATTGCAGTGCGATTCGGTGAGCCCCTCGATCTCAGCCACCATGGCCCGGCAACCTCCGGAAAAGCGCGCCGACTTGCCACCGATGAGATCATGGCTGCGATCCATGAACTTTCCGGCCAAGAGCTAGCGGGCACCTATAACGAGGTTCCTGCCCACAACCCGATCGAGCGGATCAGACAGGTATTCCCCCACGAGCGGCGCTGA
- a CDS encoding OsmC family protein, producing the protein MLGEHHYVLTATWTGDRGTGTSGYREYGRDVTLSVNGKPDVAASADVPFRGDAARWNPEDLLIGSLVECHLLSYLHACVEAGVVVTGYRDKATATMREHGKASGAFVEVVLHPVVTVADASMVDAALAAHATAHDRCFIANSVNFPVLHEATILVSNT; encoded by the coding sequence ATGCTCGGAGAACATCACTACGTCTTGACGGCCACATGGACGGGGGATCGCGGTACCGGCACGAGCGGTTACCGCGAGTACGGTCGCGATGTCACCCTCAGCGTGAACGGCAAGCCGGACGTCGCTGCATCCGCCGATGTGCCGTTTCGCGGCGATGCCGCGCGCTGGAACCCGGAAGACCTGTTGATCGGTTCACTCGTAGAGTGCCATCTACTGTCGTACCTTCACGCGTGCGTCGAGGCGGGCGTGGTTGTCACCGGATACCGCGACAAAGCGACGGCAACGATGCGCGAACACGGCAAGGCCTCGGGAGCTTTTGTCGAGGTGGTGCTGCACCCGGTTGTCACAGTGGCGGACGCGAGCATGGTGGATGCAGCTCTCGCAGCGCACGCAACCGCGCACGACCGCTGTTTTATCGCGAACTCGGTGAACTTTCCGGTGCTGCACGAGGCGACGATTCTCGTTTCCAACACGTAG
- a CDS encoding asparaginase, giving the protein MPHTIAAADAAELAVVERSGFVESRHVGSAIVLAPDGTVARTIGDVGALILPRSSFKPIQALGSLAAGAWLDAERLAVATASHSGTDRHVEVVREILETARLNEDALGCPPAWPTDNATRAEMVRDRAEPARIRMNCSGKHAAMLLACSVNGWDTSTYLELSHPLQVQIREVAERLTGEKMAHAAIDGCGAPVYAVSLSALARAAHRIATSSTTSPFALHRNAGALVQAVRDNPWAIQGPGQPDTIAIERSGVFSKYGAEGVIIMTAPNGTTVAAKTLDGSNRVSHVVALALLEQAGALPASDVAAVTSQLPLTISGGSHDVGVIRPVV; this is encoded by the coding sequence ATGCCGCACACAATCGCCGCAGCAGATGCCGCTGAACTTGCCGTTGTCGAACGAAGTGGCTTCGTCGAGTCTCGCCATGTCGGATCAGCGATCGTGCTCGCGCCCGACGGAACTGTCGCACGCACGATCGGAGATGTGGGCGCTCTCATTTTGCCGCGATCAAGCTTCAAGCCGATTCAAGCGCTCGGTAGCCTGGCAGCGGGAGCATGGCTTGACGCGGAACGACTCGCTGTAGCGACCGCAAGCCACTCCGGTACCGATCGACATGTCGAAGTCGTGCGCGAGATACTCGAGACGGCACGACTCAACGAAGACGCGCTCGGTTGCCCTCCCGCCTGGCCTACCGACAACGCAACACGCGCCGAGATGGTCCGCGATCGCGCCGAGCCAGCGCGAATTCGCATGAACTGCTCTGGCAAGCACGCCGCGATGCTTTTAGCTTGCTCTGTAAACGGCTGGGATACGAGCACGTATCTCGAGCTATCGCACCCGCTCCAGGTGCAAATTCGCGAAGTTGCCGAACGGCTGACGGGCGAAAAAATGGCGCATGCTGCGATCGATGGTTGCGGCGCACCTGTTTACGCCGTCAGCTTGTCCGCCCTGGCACGCGCGGCTCACCGAATCGCAACCTCCTCGACGACTTCGCCATTCGCACTGCACCGAAATGCTGGCGCGCTCGTTCAGGCGGTACGCGATAACCCGTGGGCGATTCAGGGCCCCGGGCAGCCCGACACAATCGCGATCGAACGCTCTGGCGTTTTTTCTAAGTATGGCGCCGAAGGAGTCATCATCATGACGGCACCGAACGGCACAACGGTTGCAGCCAAAACTCTAGACGGCAGCAATCGCGTCAGCCATGTTGTCGCACTCGCGCTACTCGAGCAGGCCGGAGCGCTTCCGGCATCTGATGTTGCAGCGGTGACTTCCCAACTTCCGCTGACCATCTCTGGCGGAAGTCACGATGTGGGAGTCATTCGGCCGGTCGTTTAA
- a CDS encoding FtsK/SpoIIIE domain-containing protein, producing the protein MPQTSDRLFDIDSRAATSHSGEPLRLPVADLMPRRQSVPILAAFVPVFGAVALWLFTGSIFALWFAALGPLIAGASALDAGRAARKQRRVARHTLSTAIAETSRLVDERHDRERKQLDSQHPDVIRFLADDTAVWRDRSSSAPDIVVGRGIMTSSVQVTGGEGAEADALRERARHLADAPVIVAGGGGIAVVGPQHLAAAVVRALVIQLCLAVPPTRLSVTSAKPADWTLALPHWNSGAARTLSVCEASVPLDGDCDILIACVEPGAPIPPGCACVVTLTGLTSARVDERAHSTAVTVEMLASAQALDIAGDLSTRACAFTADPGPPLVALGELLPRSAENVPVPLRVPIGHDGHMTTWIDLVADGPHAIVAGVTGSGKSELLITWITALCARFDTTSVSFLLVDFKGGTAFDALRALPHVAGVITDLDATGARRALKSLRAEVQWRERALGEVGAREIGDERATFPRLVIVVDEFAALVSAHPELHETFVDVAARGRALGMHLVLGTQRVAGVVRDSLLANCPLRMSLRVTDPADSKSVVGTDHAFRLAGTPEARGFAMIKRSGDALPSSTRIALTTGEDIARLAKTSRGPAPRRPWLPALPSDLDRSSLQTSPVMGDIVLGLADEPDQQRQCTATLKAEDRGLLVIGGGGSGKTSVLALIAEQSPSPRLVWVPREVEGAWDTLSSLVDDPPDGAIVLIDDLDSVLAQLPSEYALEAVHNLEHVLRAAGKYRVVVAAQRFTGAVSRVADLLPRRALLAMPSRQDYVAAGGDSATFSERRPPGRARLDGTLVQFARPRGMPGNSSASEPSVWRPTAPITGFVLRPGAAARRLSTSWTQAGCRVLSVEEANSLTSITDVGERALVIVGDGEQWQRSWRTLSAVRENHDFVVDAGCAAELRVLTGIRELPPYCKPGAQRAWLLSRGEQPRRVRMSKVDAGPGAQLAG; encoded by the coding sequence ATGCCGCAGACATCGGATCGCCTCTTTGACATCGACTCCCGTGCGGCCACTTCGCATTCCGGGGAACCACTGAGGCTCCCTGTCGCTGATCTGATGCCGCGCCGCCAAAGCGTGCCGATTCTTGCCGCATTCGTGCCGGTATTCGGAGCGGTCGCTCTGTGGTTGTTTACAGGTTCGATCTTCGCGCTCTGGTTTGCGGCTCTTGGCCCGTTGATTGCCGGTGCCAGCGCACTCGATGCGGGCCGTGCCGCCCGTAAACAACGTCGAGTCGCACGGCACACGCTGAGTACGGCTATCGCCGAAACGTCACGTCTTGTCGATGAACGCCATGACCGGGAGCGTAAACAGCTCGATAGCCAGCATCCTGATGTCATCCGGTTTCTTGCGGACGATACGGCCGTTTGGCGAGACAGGAGCAGCAGCGCTCCCGACATAGTTGTCGGTCGAGGGATCATGACAAGTAGCGTGCAGGTCACCGGTGGTGAAGGCGCGGAGGCCGATGCTCTTCGTGAGCGCGCGCGTCACTTGGCTGATGCACCGGTGATCGTGGCTGGTGGCGGAGGGATTGCTGTCGTGGGTCCGCAGCACCTAGCGGCTGCCGTCGTTCGCGCACTCGTCATTCAGCTATGCCTCGCGGTACCCCCGACGCGTCTGAGCGTTACGTCAGCAAAACCGGCGGACTGGACGCTTGCTCTTCCACACTGGAACAGCGGCGCGGCCCGGACGTTGAGCGTGTGCGAAGCTAGCGTGCCGCTTGATGGAGACTGCGACATCCTGATTGCGTGCGTTGAACCGGGCGCGCCGATTCCGCCCGGATGCGCTTGCGTCGTGACTTTGACTGGCCTAACCAGCGCGCGTGTCGATGAGCGCGCCCATTCAACTGCCGTCACCGTAGAGATGCTCGCTTCGGCTCAAGCACTCGATATTGCGGGCGATCTCAGCACGCGTGCTTGTGCATTTACAGCCGACCCTGGGCCGCCGCTGGTCGCACTCGGCGAGCTGTTACCGCGCTCAGCTGAGAACGTCCCAGTGCCGTTGCGCGTTCCGATCGGACACGACGGACATATGACGACGTGGATCGATCTGGTCGCCGACGGTCCACACGCGATCGTCGCGGGCGTCACCGGGTCAGGCAAGAGCGAATTACTGATTACGTGGATTACTGCGCTATGCGCAAGGTTTGACACCACCTCGGTGAGCTTTCTGCTCGTCGATTTCAAAGGGGGTACGGCGTTTGACGCCTTGCGCGCGCTGCCGCATGTCGCTGGAGTGATAACCGACCTCGACGCCACTGGCGCCCGGCGCGCGCTTAAGAGCCTCCGCGCAGAAGTCCAATGGCGCGAACGTGCCCTCGGCGAAGTCGGAGCACGCGAGATCGGCGACGAACGCGCAACGTTTCCGCGCCTCGTCATCGTGGTCGACGAGTTTGCGGCTCTCGTCTCGGCACACCCCGAGCTTCACGAGACCTTCGTCGATGTGGCCGCGCGCGGACGGGCCCTGGGTATGCATCTCGTCCTTGGTACACAGCGGGTGGCTGGCGTTGTGCGAGATTCATTGCTGGCAAACTGTCCGCTTCGGATGAGTCTGAGAGTCACCGACCCGGCCGATAGTAAGTCAGTCGTAGGTACTGATCACGCGTTTAGGCTGGCCGGCACACCGGAGGCCCGCGGATTCGCGATGATCAAGCGCTCGGGGGACGCGTTGCCGTCGTCGACGCGAATTGCGCTGACGACAGGCGAAGACATCGCACGGCTGGCCAAGACCTCGCGTGGGCCGGCACCTCGGCGTCCCTGGCTGCCGGCGCTTCCTAGTGATCTCGACAGATCCTCCCTGCAGACATCCCCGGTTATGGGGGACATCGTGCTGGGGCTCGCGGATGAACCGGATCAGCAGAGGCAGTGCACAGCGACGCTGAAGGCGGAAGACCGCGGCCTTCTGGTCATTGGCGGCGGAGGTAGCGGCAAGACGTCGGTGCTGGCGCTCATCGCGGAGCAATCCCCGAGCCCACGTCTCGTATGGGTTCCACGCGAAGTCGAAGGTGCGTGGGACACGCTTTCGAGCCTTGTCGATGATCCGCCCGATGGTGCCATCGTGCTCATCGACGATCTCGACTCAGTGCTGGCGCAGCTTCCGAGTGAATATGCCCTTGAAGCGGTTCACAACCTTGAACATGTATTGCGTGCAGCCGGAAAATACCGGGTTGTCGTTGCCGCGCAACGCTTCACCGGTGCGGTCTCGCGGGTAGCCGATTTACTGCCGCGTCGAGCCCTTCTCGCAATGCCGTCGCGTCAGGATTACGTTGCAGCCGGGGGAGACTCGGCGACGTTCTCCGAGCGGCGCCCGCCGGGACGCGCACGACTGGACGGCACACTCGTGCAGTTTGCGCGCCCGAGGGGCATGCCCGGCAACTCTTCCGCGAGCGAACCGTCGGTGTGGCGTCCGACTGCTCCAATAACTGGTTTTGTCCTCCGTCCCGGAGCAGCTGCCCGACGACTCTCGACCTCGTGGACCCAGGCAGGCTGTCGAGTCCTCAGCGTTGAAGAGGCGAATAGCCTCACATCGATCACAGATGTCGGAGAACGAGCACTCGTCATCGTTGGCGACGGAGAACAGTGGCAACGTTCATGGCGCACGCTGTCAGCGGTGCGCGAGAATCACGACTTCGTTGTCGACGCCGGGTGTGCGGCGGAGCTTCGCGTACTCACCGGCATCCGTGAACTTCCCCCGTACTGCAAGCCCGGAGCCCAGCGAGCCTGGCTCCTCAGTCGGGGCGAGCAGCCGCGGCGAGTGCGCATGTCGAAAGTCGATGCAGGGCCCGGAGCACAGCTCGCAGGTTAA
- a CDS encoding PP2C family protein-serine/threonine phosphatase, whose product MPEVSTRTHSVTLPHGELTLTWAAVTDTGRRREINQDAVLADFPLFIVADGMGGHIGGEIASASTITRLTATLDGAKMTPRIIEKALTRAVKDIASHPEATDEGTGTTVTGVYLDVTTPEPHWVTLNIGDSRVYLSRDGSLVQITTDHSVVQELIAAGRLSPEEAENHPYGNVITRAVGPTESVKPDYVRLDLIDGDRFVICSDGLTKELTDFGIQHFLDEHRDPAAAVSAMLDAALENGGRDNVTIIVLDVALPGAN is encoded by the coding sequence GTGCCCGAAGTATCCACCCGAACTCACTCTGTGACGCTGCCTCACGGCGAACTCACCCTCACCTGGGCAGCAGTCACAGACACCGGTCGTCGTCGTGAAATTAACCAGGACGCTGTGCTGGCCGATTTTCCGCTCTTCATCGTTGCAGATGGCATGGGCGGACATATCGGAGGCGAGATCGCCAGCGCGAGCACGATCACGCGCCTGACCGCGACGCTCGATGGTGCCAAAATGACGCCGCGCATCATCGAGAAGGCCCTCACGCGCGCCGTGAAAGACATCGCATCTCACCCCGAGGCAACCGATGAGGGAACGGGCACGACAGTGACAGGCGTGTACCTCGACGTGACCACGCCGGAGCCGCATTGGGTGACGTTGAACATCGGCGATTCACGTGTCTACTTGTCTCGCGATGGTTCGCTCGTGCAGATTACGACCGATCATTCAGTCGTGCAGGAGCTCATCGCGGCTGGACGGCTGAGTCCTGAAGAAGCCGAGAACCATCCGTACGGGAACGTCATCACGCGAGCCGTCGGACCGACAGAGAGCGTCAAACCTGACTATGTGCGCCTCGACCTCATCGACGGTGACAGGTTCGTGATCTGTTCTGACGGATTGACGAAAGAACTTACTGATTTCGGAATTCAGCACTTCTTGGACGAACACCGCGATCCCGCAGCGGCTGTATCGGCAATGTTGGACGCTGCGCTCGAAAACGGTGGCCGCGACAACGTGACAATCATTGTCCTCGATGTGGCGCTGCCGGGAGCGAATTAA